Proteins from a single region of Sphingobacteriaceae bacterium:
- a CDS encoding superoxide dismutase family protein, which yields MILRLQKWWPVLAGGLLALVAAAYLSGGGPGGSADDGAWPQGRLEAAGQFVAGPLAPELSGSISFYRLDEGTLVTVEVQGLPPYRPAAAGMDPIGPYGFHIHEFGVCETGDPDDPFLSAGMHWNPDNQPHGNHPGDFPVIFSEQGRAFMSFVTRRFTPRDVVGLSVIIHEHPDDYRTQPTGSSGRRLACALIEQS from the coding sequence ATGATCCTACGCCTGCAAAAATGGTGGCCGGTGCTGGCCGGCGGGCTTTTGGCGCTGGTGGCCGCTGCTTATCTCTCAGGCGGCGGTCCCGGCGGGAGCGCCGATGATGGGGCTTGGCCCCAAGGGCGCCTGGAAGCCGCCGGCCAGTTCGTCGCCGGCCCCTTGGCCCCTGAGCTTTCGGGCAGCATCAGCTTCTACCGGTTGGACGAAGGCACCCTGGTCACCGTGGAGGTCCAAGGCCTGCCCCCTTACCGGCCTGCAGCGGCGGGCATGGACCCCATCGGGCCCTACGGCTTCCACATCCACGAGTTCGGTGTATGTGAAACGGGCGACCCTGACGATCCGTTCCTGAGCGCCGGCATGCACTGGAATCCCGACAACCAGCCCCACGGCAACCATCCGGGCGATTTTCCCGTGATTTTCTCGGAGCAGGGCCGGGCCTTCATGTCCTTCGTCACCCGCCGCTTCACACCCAGGGATGTGGTGGGCCTGAGCGTCATCATCCACGAGCACCCCGACGATTACCGCACCCAGCCCACCGGCTCCTCGGGCCGGCGGCTGGCCTGCGCCCTTATCGAGCAAAGCTAA
- a CDS encoding zinc ribbon domain-containing protein, which produces MNLAEEFRNRFKCAKCHGTDAKVKELAMTGTGLSKLFDIQHNHYFFVSCTNCGYTEVFDPEILAGKQGVLGTILDIFFG; this is translated from the coding sequence TTGAACTTGGCGGAGGAGTTCCGGAATCGGTTCAAATGCGCCAAATGTCACGGCACCGACGCCAAGGTCAAGGAGCTGGCCATGACCGGCACCGGCCTCAGCAAGCTGTTCGACATCCAGCACAACCATTATTTTTTTGTCTCCTGCACCAATTGCGGCTATACCGAGGTCTTTGATCCGGAGATACTGGCCGGCAAGCAAGGAGTATTGGGCACCATTCTGGACATATTTTTCGGCTGA
- a CDS encoding thioredoxin domain-containing protein: MSQRAARRRQERASRATQGRGGGFNPRVMAVATILVAAVLIVGVWYSTRGSRSEVDPDVAGSVLAGALTMGAEDAPVTVVEFGDYKCPGCRIFDQLIFPVLHEEYIEPGLVRFQFIHFPFLGPDSVTAAVAVKAVQQQDPEAAWNLHHALFENQGSQNVQWATRAYIAELARQVAPDIDHDKLAEDLTNRDISAAVRRESEYTRRMGVNATPSLMVNGQLVDGPNYEDLRQAIDAALAEAGATQEEAPADDAGDAGADAGAAED, translated from the coding sequence ATGTCACAACGTGCAGCCCGGCGCCGCCAGGAGCGGGCATCCCGTGCAACCCAAGGGCGGGGAGGCGGATTCAACCCGCGCGTAATGGCGGTGGCAACGATTCTGGTGGCAGCAGTGCTCATCGTCGGCGTCTGGTATTCCACCCGGGGCAGCCGGTCGGAGGTGGATCCCGATGTGGCCGGCTCGGTCCTGGCGGGCGCCCTCACCATGGGCGCCGAAGATGCACCCGTAACTGTAGTGGAATTCGGCGACTACAAGTGCCCCGGCTGCCGCATCTTCGACCAGCTCATCTTCCCTGTGCTTCACGAGGAGTACATCGAACCGGGACTGGTCCGCTTCCAGTTCATCCATTTCCCCTTCCTGGGGCCCGACTCGGTGACGGCGGCCGTAGCCGTCAAGGCCGTGCAGCAGCAGGATCCTGAAGCGGCATGGAACCTGCACCACGCCTTGTTCGAGAATCAGGGCAGCCAGAACGTCCAGTGGGCCACCCGGGCATACATTGCCGAACTGGCCCGGCAGGTGGCGCCCGACATCGACCACGACAAGCTGGCGGAAGACTTGACCAACCGGGACATCTCCGCCGCCGTCCGCCGGGAATCGGAATATACCCGACGGATGGGGGTCAACGCCACGCCCAGCCTGATGGTCAACGGCCAACTGGTGGACGGCCCCAACTATGAGGACCTGCGCCAGGCCATCGATGCGGCCCTGGCGGAAGCCGGTGCCACACAGGAAGAAGCCCCCGCAGATGACGCCGGGGACGCCGGGGCAGATGCCGGTGCTGCAGAAGATTGA
- a CDS encoding DUF2512 family protein, giving the protein MNRGTNHGLNLIIKLALFTAVLSLVLLPMGNMTVDRPYDFGGVLWLSIALTVLAYLIGDLWVLPAYGNAAAVVVDAVLVMVGLAILPSLLGLPAITFGRMVAAAVPLAVGEYYFHRHLQGQIPATAGLAGGRGEEGDGSGRPDDSPGRN; this is encoded by the coding sequence ATGAATCGGGGTACCAATCACGGCTTGAACCTGATCATTAAACTGGCTCTGTTCACGGCTGTTTTGTCCCTTGTGCTGCTGCCCATGGGCAACATGACGGTGGACAGGCCTTACGACTTCGGCGGCGTATTGTGGCTTTCCATCGCCCTGACGGTGCTGGCCTATTTGATCGGTGACCTGTGGGTGCTGCCGGCCTACGGCAACGCAGCGGCGGTGGTGGTGGACGCCGTCCTGGTCATGGTGGGCCTGGCGATCCTGCCGTCCCTTCTGGGCCTGCCCGCCATTACCTTCGGCCGCATGGTGGCGGCCGCCGTGCCCCTGGCGGTGGGAGAGTACTATTTCCACCGCCACCTCCAGGGCCAGATCCCGGCCACCGCCGGCCTGGCCGGGGGCAGGGGGGAGGAGGGGGACGGGTCAGGGCGGCCCGATGATTCTCCCGGGCGGAATTGA
- a CDS encoding CBS domain-containing protein produces the protein MAPVDAGRAEARVVGDLMSKVPITLRPGDRVGDAVVAFVDNWINGAPVVDSEGRLVGILTDGDLVRALAVQLGTGAIDEGWDLAEILAEADEDMATKMFELASRPVGDLMTTEVIAIEEDAPVARAARLMTENMLRRLPVVRDGKVVGVVTRSDLVLGILARYSLELFRDR, from the coding sequence ATGGCGCCAGTAGACGCAGGCCGGGCTGAAGCACGCGTGGTCGGGGATTTGATGAGCAAGGTTCCCATAACCTTGAGGCCGGGCGACCGGGTGGGCGATGCCGTCGTCGCCTTCGTGGACAACTGGATCAACGGCGCCCCGGTGGTGGATTCCGAGGGCCGGCTGGTGGGCATTTTGACCGACGGTGACCTGGTGCGGGCCCTGGCGGTCCAACTGGGGACGGGGGCCATTGATGAAGGATGGGATCTGGCCGAAATTCTGGCGGAAGCCGACGAGGATATGGCGACCAAGATGTTCGAACTGGCTTCCCGGCCCGTGGGCGACCTGATGACCACCGAAGTCATCGCCATCGAAGAAGACGCCCCGGTGGCCCGGGCCGCCCGGCTCATGACCGAGAACATGCTGCGGCGCCTGCCGGTGGTGCGGGACGGCAAGGTGGTGGGCGTCGTCACCCGCAGCGACTTGGTGCTGGGCATTTTGGCCCGCTACTCCTTGGAGTTGTTCCGGGACCGCTGA